Proteins encoded within one genomic window of Mycolicibacterium monacense:
- a CDS encoding SMP-30/gluconolactonase/LRE family protein produces the protein MTSPEIAESGLSAPTLLAGGFCFGEGPRWFEGLLWFSDMFGEAVHTVDLSGSTTTLALPGHAPSGLGFRPDGSLLITSVERRQVLRYDGDAVTVIADLRDMVPANLGDMVVDDAGRAYIGSQQRENGVIVRLDTDGTATVVADGLDFPNGMAITEDRATLIVAESTGRRLTAFTIDGDGGLGDRRAFAEGLDGPPDGIAVDAEGGVWTAMTLAHQFERVVDGGAVTDRIDIGDRMAIACALGGPERRMLFLVSATDAYPERLIGTKGSRVDTTIVDVPGAGLP, from the coding sequence GTGACGTCGCCGGAAATCGCCGAGAGCGGGCTCTCGGCGCCCACACTTCTGGCGGGCGGATTCTGCTTCGGGGAGGGGCCCCGGTGGTTCGAAGGGCTGCTGTGGTTCTCCGACATGTTCGGCGAGGCGGTGCACACCGTGGACCTCAGCGGGTCGACGACGACCCTCGCGCTACCGGGCCACGCCCCGTCGGGCCTCGGCTTCCGCCCGGACGGTTCCCTGCTCATCACGTCGGTGGAACGCAGGCAGGTGCTGCGTTACGACGGGGACGCCGTCACGGTGATCGCCGATCTGCGTGACATGGTCCCCGCCAACCTCGGCGACATGGTCGTCGACGATGCGGGCCGCGCCTACATCGGGTCGCAGCAGCGCGAGAACGGGGTCATCGTCCGACTCGACACCGACGGCACCGCAACGGTGGTCGCCGACGGGCTCGACTTTCCCAACGGGATGGCGATCACCGAGGACCGCGCGACGTTGATCGTCGCCGAGTCGACCGGACGGCGCCTGACGGCCTTCACCATCGACGGCGACGGCGGTCTCGGTGACCGCCGGGCGTTCGCCGAGGGGCTCGACGGGCCGCCCGACGGCATCGCGGTCGATGCCGAGGGCGGCGTCTGGACCGCGATGACGCTGGCCCACCAGTTCGAGCGCGTGGTCGACGGCGGCGCGGTGACCGATCGCATCGACATCGGCGACCGCATGGCGATCGCCTGCGCGCTCGGCGGGCCGGAGCGGCGCATGCTGTTCCTGGTGTCGGCCACCGACGCCTATCCGGAGCGGCTCATCGGCACGAAGGGCTCACGGGTCGACACGACGATCGTCGATGTACCCGGAGCGGGGCTGCCCTGA
- a CDS encoding thioesterase family protein — protein MSDSYYELVGEDSRGERFVATDLVRSTWSAAIQHAAPVSALLVRALERCEHRDDTRLSRVMVDLLGPVPAEGDLWVSAQRERAGKQIELVSAQMAAPGPDGSPRPVARASGWRLQTLDTTGVAHAGAPALPPLAEARGRDMAKDWDRNYVHSLDWRWLTRPLNDGPGESWITPTVDLVKGETMTPLERLFSVADDANGIGTKLDPRQWTFLNTDLVVHVHRIPDGRWIGIRAETSYGPDGIGTTTGTLFDQTGPVGAIQQSVLVRPRPPR, from the coding sequence ATGTCGGATTCGTATTACGAACTGGTGGGCGAGGATTCGCGCGGTGAGCGGTTCGTCGCCACCGATCTGGTGCGCAGCACGTGGTCGGCGGCGATCCAGCACGCCGCACCGGTGTCCGCGCTGCTGGTTCGGGCGCTGGAACGCTGTGAGCACCGCGACGACACCCGGCTCAGCCGCGTGATGGTCGATCTGCTGGGTCCGGTCCCGGCCGAGGGCGATCTGTGGGTCAGCGCCCAGCGGGAACGCGCGGGTAAGCAGATCGAACTGGTCAGCGCACAGATGGCGGCTCCGGGACCCGACGGTTCGCCGAGGCCGGTGGCGCGTGCGAGCGGATGGCGACTGCAGACGCTCGACACCACCGGCGTGGCGCACGCGGGCGCGCCTGCGCTGCCCCCACTGGCCGAGGCCCGCGGCCGCGACATGGCCAAGGACTGGGACCGCAACTACGTCCACAGCCTCGACTGGCGCTGGCTCACCAGGCCGCTGAACGACGGGCCGGGTGAATCGTGGATCACCCCCACCGTCGACCTGGTCAAGGGCGAGACGATGACACCGCTCGAGCGGTTGTTCTCCGTGGCCGACGACGCCAACGGGATCGGCACGAAACTCGATCCCCGACAGTGGACGTTCCTCAACACCGACCTCGTCGTGCACGTGCACCGGATCCCCGACGGCAGGTGGATCGGCATCCGGGCCGAGACCAGCTACGGCCCCGACGGAATCGGCACCACCACCGGCACGCTCTTCGACCAGACGGGACCCGTCGGCGCGATCCAGCAGTCGGTGCTGGTGCGGCCGCGGCCGCCCCGTTAG
- a CDS encoding NYN domain-containing protein: MRWIVDGMNVIGCRPDGWWRDRRGAMTGLVLALERWAVAEGAEVSVVFEKPLTPTLLSDAVTVTHAPAAAPNSADDEIVRMVRAADDPGEIVVATSDRALGERVRAAGAATYPAERLRNDIDPR, from the coding sequence GTGCGGTGGATCGTCGACGGGATGAACGTCATCGGCTGCCGCCCGGACGGGTGGTGGCGTGACCGCCGCGGTGCCATGACCGGTTTGGTCCTGGCGCTGGAGCGCTGGGCGGTCGCCGAGGGCGCCGAGGTGAGCGTGGTCTTCGAGAAGCCTTTGACGCCAACGCTTCTCTCCGATGCGGTGACCGTCACCCATGCGCCGGCAGCGGCGCCGAATTCGGCCGACGACGAGATCGTCCGCATGGTGCGTGCGGCCGACGATCCCGGCGAGATCGTCGTGGCGACGTCGGACCGCGCACTCGGCGAGCGGGTCCGCGCCGCGGGGGCGGCCACCTACCCCGCCGAGCGACTCCGCAACGACATCGACCCGCGCTGA
- a CDS encoding ferredoxin: MRVEVDLAKCTGHGICESIAEDVFEVQDDGTVTIHGPERPAADRDRMRQAVTQCPAAALRLTD; the protein is encoded by the coding sequence ATGCGCGTCGAGGTCGACCTCGCCAAATGCACCGGGCACGGGATCTGCGAGTCGATCGCCGAGGATGTGTTCGAGGTGCAGGACGACGGCACGGTGACCATTCACGGCCCCGAGCGGCCCGCTGCCGACCGCGACCGGATGCGGCAGGCGGTCACCCAGTGTCCCGCTGCGGCACTGAGATTGACGGACTGA